One Silene latifolia isolate original U9 population chromosome 4, ASM4854445v1, whole genome shotgun sequence DNA segment encodes these proteins:
- the LOC141651424 gene encoding protein FAR1-RELATED SEQUENCE 5-like, which translates to MDVEGSSDLGEHAMRLFQIASNDIVQVIISSSYLNLLLIPILFYYIACIDAGSPIIETTSKERIPVCAPELKPVLGMIFNKLEDGLEFYQAYAANSGFKMRKSMQRNIDGVVMTKYCVCSKVGESKPRGKVKKRQRTRILCNAKIFFRRNEKGQYVIADFHEGHTHLLSTPNTVVYLTESRELTLIPKTMIVENSKVNKGHVKSFRMFKEYVKGYQNVGASLEDFKNFWRDVKKFIKGYDAQMMIENFMHKKAMCSSYYFDFDVDDRGRLSRVCWFDPIAIKNYSLFGDMTSFDTTFNMNTYKMIFAPFTGVDHHKKCVKFGAGLIRKETDEDFVWLFRNFLSAMSNKYPVCIITDQDRGIRAGVKTVFGDKTQRQILHVAYHEKAADKIGTTLYRETNFMKELCSVFGVRYRTVRVRGTVVLSYILVRADRQ; encoded by the exons ATGGATGTTGAGGGTTCTAGCGATTTGGGGGAACATGCGATGCGATTGTTCCAAATTGCTAGCAATGATATCGTGCAAGTCATCATCTCATCTAG TTATTTGAACTTGCTGCTTATACCCATACTGTTCTACTATATAGCGTGCATAGATGCAGGCTCACCAATCATCGAGACAACCTCGAAGGAAAGAATACCTGTATGTGCGCCAGAATTGAAGCCTGTTTTGGGTATGATCTTTAATAAACTAGAGGATGGGCTAGAATTCTATCAGGCTTATGCTGCTAATTCTGGTTTTAAAATGAGGAAGTCGATGCAACGAAACATAGACGGGGTTGTCATGACTAAGTACTGTGTCTGCAGTAAGGTTGGAGAAAGTAAGCCTAGAGGGAAGGTAAAAAAGAGACAGAGAACTAGAATTTTATGTAATGCAAAGATTTTTTTTCGaagaaatgaaaaaggacaatatGTGATTGCTGACTTTCATGAAGGTCACACCCACCTCCTCTCAACACCAAACACAGTGGTGTATTTGACCGAGTCACGAGAATTAACCCTTATACCTAAAACCATGATTGTTGAGAATTCTAAAGTGAATAAGGGGCATGTGAAAAGCTTTAGGATGTTCAAAGAGTACGTGAAAGGGTATCAAAATGTAGGGGCATCACTCGAGGACTTCAAAAATTTTTGGAGGGATGTGAAGAAATTTATTAAAGGGTATGACGCGCAAATGATGATTGAAAATTTCATGCACAAAAAAGCCATGTGTAGTTCGTACTACTTTGATTTTGATGTTGACGATCGTGGTCGACTATCTAGGGTTTGTTGGTTTGACCCTATAGCTATAAAGAATTACAGTCTCTTTGGCGATATGACGTCTTTTGACACGACGTTTAATATGAACACATATAAAATGATATTTGCACCTTTCACGGGGGTTGACCATCACAAAAAATGTGTGAAATTTGGAGCAGGACTTATAAGGAAAGAGACTGATGAGGATTTCGTATGGTTGTTTCGGAATTTTCTGAGCGCAATGAGCAATAAGTATCCTGTGTGCATAATTACTGATCAAGATAGAGGCATAAGAGCAGGGGTTAAAACAGTGTTCGGGGACAAAACTCAAAgacagatattgcatgtggcatatcatgaaaaAGCTGCCGACAAGATCGGAACTACGCTATATAGAGAAACTAACTTCATGAAAGAGTTGTGCTCTGTGTTTGGCGTAAGATATCGAACCGTCCGAGTTCGAGGAACGGTTGTGCTCAGTTATATCCTCGTACGGGCTGACCGACAATGA
- the LOC141651426 gene encoding putative protein FAR1-RELATED SEQUENCE 10, translating into MDAQRWKQSKLIAESKNSFPDLETPHPLEKHASEFYTPVMFSEFKNEWVAACFTCGVKILGVTTSDSIPIIDREKDKVYYVNFISDEMKLNCSCKKFERHGILCRHALYVLKEQGLDNVPDQYLLSRWSKLATCQPICNNVPHTLIEDCNSLDVRRHKIGTLWSEVFLCVTLAEQKPEYVDEFLGILKGFKDKISAQTSTSECSSSSNTGDRLRNKNRELEMLLGTKIPKKVVVLPPIQSKTKGSGKRMMSQKEKATKEQKKAPRKCNACGELGFHDSRNCPGRV; encoded by the coding sequence ATGGACGCTCAACGATGGAAACAGTCCAAATTAATAGCCGAGTCAAAAAACTCCTTCCCTGATCTAGAAACGCCTCACCCTTTGGAAAAACACGCTTCTGAGTTCTACACCCCCGTGATGTTTTCTGAATTTAAAAACGAGTGGGTGGCTGCTTGTTTCACCTGTGGTGTTAAAATTTTAGGGGTTACTACCAGTGACAGCATCCCCATTATTGATCGTGAAAAAGACAAGGTTTACTATGTTAACTTTATCTCTGACGAAATGAAATTGAACTGCTCCTGTAAAAAGTTCGAGAGACATGGAATTTTGTGCCGTCATGCGCTCTATGTGTTGAAAGAACAAGGCCTTGACAATGTTCCAGATCAGTATTTGTTAAGTAGGTGGAGCAAATTGGCAACATGTCAGCCGATTTGTAATAATGTGCCACATACTTTAATTGAAGATTGTAACTCATTAGATGTTAGACGGCACAAAATTGGTACCCTATGGTCCGAGGTGTTCTTGTGTGTGACGCTCGCTGAACAAAAACCTGAGTATGTTGATGAATTTCTGGGCATTTTGAAAGGTTTTAAAGACAAGATAAGCGCACAAACCAGTACGTCAGaatgtagtagtagtagtaacacGGGTGATAGGCTGAGAAACAAGAATAGGGAACTTGAGATGCTCTTAGGAACAAAAATACCAAAGAAAGTGGTTGTCTTACCTCCTATTCAGTCAAAAACAAAAGGGTCTGGAAAAAGAATGATGTCCCAAAAGGAAAAAGCTACAAAAGAACAGAAGAAAGCGCCCAGGAAATGCAATGCTTGCGGAGAATTAGGATTCCATGATAGTCGGAATTGTCCTGGGAGAGTATGA